A genomic segment from Microbacterium sp. SORGH_AS_0428 encodes:
- a CDS encoding GNAT family N-acetyltransferase, with translation MPTLRALPADDPVSHELLTLYFARRAEGFPGGGYRTVFPDPAAFEEPNGVFLVLFDDTGDAIGCGGIRRIADGPTGVRYELKHLFVRPEARGSGGGRLLVTELEERARAFGAAELVLDTHHSLEAAGSLYARSGFTAIEPYNDNQNATRWYGKALN, from the coding sequence ATGCCCACCCTGCGTGCCCTTCCCGCAGACGACCCCGTCAGTCACGAGCTGCTCACCCTGTACTTCGCCCGTCGCGCGGAGGGGTTCCCCGGCGGCGGATACCGCACGGTGTTCCCCGATCCTGCGGCCTTCGAGGAGCCGAACGGCGTGTTCCTCGTTCTCTTCGACGACACCGGCGACGCGATCGGATGCGGTGGCATCCGTCGCATCGCCGACGGACCCACGGGCGTCCGCTACGAGCTCAAGCACCTCTTCGTCCGGCCCGAGGCGCGCGGCAGCGGCGGCGGCCGGCTGCTCGTGACCGAGCTCGAGGAGCGGGCCCGCGCCTTCGGGGCGGCAGAGCTCGTGCTCGACACCCACCACTCGCTCGAGGCAGCCGGCTCGCTCTATGCGCGCAGCGGCTTCACCGCCATCGAGCCGTACAACGACAATCAGAACGCCACGCGCTGGTACGGCAAGGCGTTGAACTGA
- a CDS encoding histidine phosphatase family protein — translation MTHYIYLVRHGEHQDAEHGIDDGPLSPRGRRQAELLADRLSGVPFDAVWHSPLVRAAETARAVAERMPSITPEASSLLFDCVPTGMTEETPAVFEPFFGGITEAAVDAGRAQMADALAAFLVRKQGDVHELIITHNAVIGWFVREVLGAPDWRWMTLNQANAGLTVIAQRHGRPWTLVSHNDLAHLPFELRTGLPEVPPV, via the coding sequence GTGACTCACTACATCTATCTCGTCCGCCACGGCGAGCATCAGGATGCGGAGCACGGCATCGACGACGGACCGTTGTCGCCGCGTGGCCGCCGCCAGGCTGAGCTGCTGGCCGACCGACTCTCGGGCGTTCCGTTCGATGCCGTCTGGCACTCGCCGCTCGTGCGCGCCGCGGAGACGGCCCGCGCGGTGGCCGAACGCATGCCCTCGATCACGCCGGAGGCCTCCTCGCTGCTGTTCGACTGCGTACCGACCGGGATGACGGAGGAGACCCCGGCGGTCTTCGAGCCGTTCTTCGGCGGTATCACGGAGGCCGCGGTGGATGCGGGTCGAGCGCAGATGGCCGACGCCCTCGCGGCTTTCCTGGTGCGCAAGCAGGGCGACGTGCACGAGCTGATCATCACCCACAACGCGGTGATCGGGTGGTTCGTGCGCGAGGTGCTGGGCGCGCCGGACTGGCGCTGGATGACGCTCAATCAGGCCAACGCGGGACTCACGGTCATCGCGCAGCGCCACGGCAGGCCGTGGACGCTCGTCTCGCACAACGACCTCGCCCATCTACCGTTCGAGCTGCGCACGGGCCTCCCCGAGGTTCCGCCCGTCTGA
- a CDS encoding aldo/keto reductase, translating into MRIFGIGTATHPIAPTDVAEMHPSAPIPVQGPGVGAGIRTDLGESGQRIFPLILGGAEFGWNVDIDTSHTILDAYVERGGNAVHTADSFAGGRSEHIIGEWLRKRRVRDDLVLMTRVGAHPDHPGLGPVNLIRSVEASLVRLGTDHIDVLYIDGTAGVGSLENTLATLEWLIEAGKVRAIGAYGLRAEQLVEARILSSAGLPRFTVLDVPYNVLRRKDFDGDLRLVAGAQGVAVTPSHPLEHGFLAGARRTRDKAVTSVRAAQLAGSLTKRGSRTLKALDAVAAEFGVPVSAVAVAWLLAQRIVAAPIANAYAPAHVEEVLQGVGLRLTRSQLSEIARASE; encoded by the coding sequence GTGAGAATCTTCGGAATCGGCACGGCGACGCATCCGATCGCGCCGACGGATGTGGCCGAGATGCATCCTTCGGCCCCCATCCCCGTGCAGGGCCCCGGCGTCGGTGCCGGCATCCGCACCGATCTCGGCGAGAGTGGACAGCGCATCTTCCCCCTCATTCTGGGCGGGGCGGAGTTCGGCTGGAACGTCGACATCGACACGAGCCACACGATCCTCGACGCGTACGTCGAGCGTGGCGGTAATGCCGTGCACACCGCCGACAGCTTCGCCGGCGGGCGCAGCGAGCACATCATCGGCGAGTGGCTGCGCAAGCGCCGCGTTCGCGACGACCTCGTGCTCATGACCCGCGTGGGCGCCCACCCCGACCACCCGGGCCTCGGCCCCGTCAACCTCATCCGCTCGGTCGAGGCGTCGCTGGTGCGGCTCGGCACCGACCACATCGATGTGCTCTACATCGACGGCACCGCAGGAGTGGGCTCGCTCGAGAACACGCTCGCCACGCTGGAGTGGCTGATCGAGGCAGGAAAGGTGCGGGCCATCGGCGCCTACGGCCTCCGAGCGGAGCAGCTCGTGGAGGCTCGCATCCTCTCGTCGGCCGGACTCCCGCGGTTCACGGTGCTCGACGTGCCCTACAACGTGTTGCGCCGCAAGGACTTCGACGGCGACCTGCGACTCGTCGCCGGTGCGCAGGGAGTCGCGGTGACACCGTCGCACCCGCTGGAGCACGGGTTCCTCGCCGGCGCCCGGCGAACGCGCGACAAGGCCGTCACCTCGGTCCGAGCGGCCCAGCTGGCCGGCAGCCTGACCAAGCGCGGCAGTCGCACGCTGAAGGCCCTGGATGCGGTGGCGGCGGAGTTCGGTGTGCCGGTGTCGGCGGTCGCGGTGGCGTGGCTGCTCGCGCAGCGGATCGTTGCCGCACCGATCGCGAACGCCTACGCGCCCGCTCACGTCGAAGAGGTGTTGCAGGGAGTGGGGCTCCGTCTCACCCGCAGTCAGCTGTCGGAGATCGCGCGCGCGTCGGAGTAG
- a CDS encoding polyribonucleotide nucleotidyltransferase, translated as MEGPEITAAEAVLDNGRFGTRTVRFETGRLAQQAQGAVAAYLDEETMLLSATSAGKHPREGFDFFPLTVDVEERSYAAGKIPGSFFRREGRPSTEAILVCRLIDRPLRPSFVDGLRNEVQIVVTVLSIAPGEFYDALAINAASLSTQISGLPFSGPIAGVRLALIPGHGEHADQWIAFPKAEQLQEAVFDLIVAGRVLDDGEVAIMMVEAEATEHSWNLIKAGATKPSEEIVAQGLEAAKPFIKELVAAQNVVANTAAKEIQPYPVFPPYSQETYDFVAERAYDKLVPIYQIADKQERQNADDAVKDAVKAELVAAVEAEQLPAAATLEFSAAYKSVTKKIVRGRILAEGVRIDGRGLADIRALDAEVQVIPRVHGSAIFQRGETQILGVTTLNMLKMEQQIDSLSPTTSKRYMHHYNFPPYSTGETGRVGSPKRREIGHGFLAERALVPVLPSREEFPYAIRQVSEALGSNGSTSMGSVCASTLSLLNAGVPLRAPVAGIAMGLVSDEVDGQTRYAALTDILGAEDALGDMDFKVAGTSEFVTAIQLDTKLDGIPSSVLAAALTQAKDARLTILNVLNAAIDAPDEMAPTAPRVISVQIPVDKIGELIGPKGKTINAIQDETGAQISIEEDGTVYIGATDGPSAEAARAQVNAIANPTNPEVGEQFLGTVVKIATFGAFISLLPGKDGLLHVSEVRKLAGGKRVENVDDVLNVGQKLLVKITKIDDRGKLSLEPVLEEAADQEGRDAANPGPEAPAEG; from the coding sequence TTGGAAGGTCCGGAAATCACCGCCGCCGAAGCCGTTCTCGACAACGGCCGATTCGGCACCCGCACCGTCCGGTTCGAGACCGGGCGACTGGCGCAGCAGGCACAGGGTGCCGTTGCCGCCTACCTCGACGAGGAGACGATGCTCCTCTCGGCGACGAGCGCCGGGAAGCACCCTCGTGAGGGCTTCGACTTCTTCCCGCTGACCGTCGACGTCGAGGAGCGCTCGTACGCCGCCGGCAAGATCCCCGGTTCGTTCTTCCGTCGCGAGGGACGCCCCTCGACCGAGGCGATCCTGGTCTGCCGCCTGATCGACCGCCCGCTGCGCCCGTCGTTCGTCGACGGCCTGCGCAACGAGGTCCAGATCGTCGTCACGGTGCTCTCGATCGCGCCGGGCGAGTTCTACGACGCGCTGGCCATCAACGCCGCATCCCTGTCGACGCAGATCTCGGGGCTGCCTTTCTCCGGTCCCATCGCCGGTGTGCGCCTCGCGCTCATCCCGGGTCACGGCGAGCACGCCGACCAGTGGATCGCGTTCCCGAAGGCCGAGCAGCTGCAGGAGGCCGTCTTCGACCTCATCGTCGCCGGTCGCGTCCTGGACGACGGCGAAGTCGCGATCATGATGGTCGAGGCCGAGGCCACCGAGCACAGCTGGAACCTCATCAAGGCCGGCGCCACCAAGCCCAGCGAGGAGATCGTCGCGCAGGGCCTCGAGGCCGCCAAGCCCTTCATCAAGGAGCTCGTCGCGGCGCAGAACGTCGTGGCGAACACCGCCGCGAAGGAGATCCAGCCGTACCCGGTCTTCCCGCCCTACAGCCAGGAGACGTACGACTTCGTCGCCGAGCGCGCCTACGACAAGCTCGTCCCGATCTACCAGATCGCCGACAAGCAGGAGCGCCAGAACGCGGACGACGCGGTGAAGGATGCCGTCAAGGCAGAGCTCGTCGCCGCGGTCGAGGCCGAGCAGCTGCCCGCTGCGGCGACGCTCGAGTTCTCCGCCGCGTACAAGTCGGTCACCAAGAAGATCGTGCGCGGCCGCATCCTCGCCGAGGGTGTTCGTATCGACGGACGCGGCCTGGCCGACATCCGTGCGCTCGACGCCGAGGTGCAGGTCATCCCGCGCGTGCACGGTTCGGCGATCTTCCAGCGCGGTGAGACCCAGATCCTGGGCGTCACCACGCTGAACATGCTCAAGATGGAGCAGCAGATCGACTCGCTGAGCCCCACCACGAGCAAGCGCTACATGCACCACTACAACTTCCCGCCCTACTCGACCGGTGAGACCGGCCGTGTGGGCAGCCCGAAGCGTCGCGAGATCGGTCACGGCTTCCTGGCCGAGCGCGCCCTCGTTCCGGTGCTGCCCAGCCGCGAGGAGTTCCCCTACGCGATCCGCCAGGTGTCCGAGGCCCTCGGCTCCAACGGCTCGACGTCCATGGGCTCCGTGTGCGCCTCGACGCTGTCGCTGCTCAACGCCGGTGTGCCGCTGCGCGCTCCGGTCGCGGGTATCGCGATGGGTCTCGTGTCCGACGAGGTCGACGGCCAGACGCGGTATGCGGCGCTGACCGACATCCTGGGTGCCGAGGACGCGCTGGGCGACATGGACTTCAAGGTCGCGGGTACGAGCGAGTTCGTCACGGCCATCCAGCTCGACACGAAGCTCGACGGCATCCCGTCGTCGGTCCTCGCGGCAGCTCTCACCCAGGCCAAGGACGCGCGTCTGACGATCCTCAACGTGCTGAACGCGGCGATCGATGCTCCCGACGAGATGGCGCCCACCGCGCCGCGCGTCATCAGCGTGCAGATCCCCGTCGACAAGATCGGCGAGCTGATCGGCCCGAAGGGCAAGACGATCAACGCGATCCAGGACGAGACCGGTGCGCAGATCTCCATCGAGGAGGACGGCACCGTCTACATCGGCGCGACCGACGGCCCCTCGGCCGAGGCCGCCCGCGCCCAGGTGAACGCGATCGCCAACCCGACCAACCCCGAGGTCGGCGAGCAGTTCCTCGGCACCGTCGTGAAGATCGCCACCTTCGGCGCCTTCATCTCGCTGCTGCCCGGCAAGGACGGTCTGCTGCACGTCAGCGAGGTCCGCAAGCTCGCCGGTGGCAAGCGCGTCGAGAACGTCGACGACGTGCTCAACGTGGGTCAGAAGCTGCTGGTGAAGATCACGAAGATCGACGACCGCGGCAAGCTGTCGCTCGAGCCGGTGCTCGAAGAGGCTGCCGATCAGGAGGGTCGCGACGCGGCCAACCCCGGTCCGGAGGCCCCCGCAGAGGGCTGA
- a CDS encoding cation:dicarboxylate symporter family transporter, with protein sequence MALRLPRTTTVTLPRLTGRPGRKKWDKHTWLYVSVIIAVVAGAVVGLAFPEFAVGLKPLGTAFVSLITMMIAPIIFCTIVVGVGSIAKAATVGKIGGLALVYFLGMSTFALAIGLVVGNIIHPGEGLDMSGSTYQATGEATSTVDFLLHIVPESFFAAFTGGSVLQVLFIALLVGFALQGLGEKGKPIMTAVTHLQTLVFRILGMILWLAPVGAFGAIAAVVGSTGVAAILGLGLLMVAFYITCFVFIAGVLGSLLYAVARVNIFSLMKYLGREYLLIVGTSSSESALPRLIAKMEHLGVSKPVVGITVPTGYSFNLDGTAIYLTMASLFIATGMGAPMSIPEQIGLLVFMIIASKGAAGVTGAGLATLAAGLQTYRPDLVGGVGVIVGIDRFMSEGRAVTNFTGNAVATVLIGTWTRQIDKARVREVLSGARPFDESTLTGGHGVDAGQKAPVAAQGDAAAKEMATSTR encoded by the coding sequence ATGGCTCTGCGACTTCCCCGCACGACGACGGTGACCCTGCCGCGGCTGACAGGCCGCCCCGGTCGCAAGAAATGGGACAAGCACACCTGGCTGTACGTCTCGGTGATCATCGCCGTGGTCGCCGGCGCCGTGGTGGGTCTCGCCTTCCCCGAGTTCGCGGTCGGGCTGAAGCCGCTGGGAACGGCGTTCGTCTCGCTCATCACGATGATGATCGCCCCGATCATCTTCTGCACGATCGTGGTGGGCGTGGGATCCATCGCCAAAGCGGCGACCGTCGGCAAGATCGGCGGCCTGGCGCTGGTCTACTTCCTCGGGATGTCGACCTTCGCGCTGGCGATCGGCCTCGTGGTCGGCAACATCATCCACCCGGGCGAAGGCCTGGACATGTCCGGCTCGACCTATCAGGCGACCGGTGAGGCGACCTCCACCGTCGACTTCCTGCTGCACATCGTCCCGGAGTCCTTCTTCGCCGCGTTCACCGGCGGCAGCGTGCTGCAGGTGCTCTTCATCGCGCTCCTGGTCGGCTTCGCGCTGCAGGGGCTCGGGGAGAAGGGCAAGCCGATCATGACCGCCGTCACCCACCTGCAGACGCTCGTGTTCCGCATCCTGGGCATGATCCTCTGGCTCGCGCCCGTCGGCGCGTTCGGCGCCATCGCCGCCGTCGTCGGCTCGACCGGCGTCGCGGCGATCCTCGGGCTCGGTCTTCTGATGGTCGCGTTCTACATCACGTGCTTCGTCTTCATCGCGGGCGTGCTGGGGTCCCTGCTGTACGCGGTCGCGCGGGTCAACATCTTCTCGCTCATGAAGTACCTGGGCCGCGAGTACCTCCTGATCGTCGGTACGTCGTCGTCGGAATCCGCACTTCCCCGACTCATCGCGAAGATGGAGCACCTCGGCGTCTCGAAGCCGGTCGTGGGCATCACGGTTCCCACCGGGTACTCCTTCAACCTCGACGGCACGGCGATCTACCTCACGATGGCCTCGCTGTTCATCGCGACGGGCATGGGCGCCCCGATGTCCATCCCGGAGCAGATCGGCCTGCTCGTGTTCATGATCATCGCCTCGAAGGGCGCTGCGGGCGTCACGGGCGCGGGGCTTGCGACCCTGGCCGCGGGCCTGCAGACCTACCGCCCCGACCTCGTCGGCGGGGTGGGCGTCATCGTCGGCATCGACCGCTTCATGTCGGAGGGGCGTGCGGTCACGAACTTCACCGGCAACGCGGTGGCGACCGTGCTGATTGGCACCTGGACCCGGCAGATCGACAAGGCGCGGGTGCGCGAGGTGCTCTCGGGTGCCCGGCCCTTCGACGAGTCCACCCTGACCGGCGGACACGGTGTGGATGCGGGACAGAAGGCGCCCGTCGCAGCGCAGGGGGATGCGGCCGCGAAGGAGATGGCAACCAGTACCCGTTGA
- a CDS encoding ATP-binding protein, which translates to MRPTKFPRSAATRLFLLIAAAAVAAAAVLSAVLVLDAQRAERAEAERATQIVARTLAEDPFVRSSISSPAPSAVLQPFAESVMAASDLDFVTIMSPDGVRFTHRDPARIGERYIGTIPASPESLTEERAGTLGPSVRTIAPVIQGDEVVGWVSAGVTLGSIGDGIAARLPFALAVALVVLAAGLVGAVLARGQARRVTGDLAASEIRDTLSSAESMRTLGEALRAQTHEHGNRIHTAVALLEMDRREEAIALLTDSAQASQELVDQVTARTDGDATVGALVLGKVSQAAERGVLLRTQIAPDAPRSVLSAVDAVTVVGNLLDNAVDAAASGPTPRTVDFTMTRSGRDLILTVTDSGAGVPTELRERVFEMGFSTKPAGAEGRGVGLALVRDIVTAAGGSIRIDDTDPSRFEVLLRGRG; encoded by the coding sequence GTGAGACCGACGAAGTTCCCGAGGAGCGCGGCCACGCGCCTGTTCCTGCTGATCGCCGCCGCTGCCGTCGCGGCGGCGGCCGTGCTCAGCGCCGTACTCGTGCTGGATGCCCAGCGCGCGGAACGCGCGGAGGCCGAGCGCGCGACGCAGATCGTCGCGCGTACCCTCGCCGAGGACCCGTTCGTTCGAAGCAGCATCAGCTCCCCCGCCCCCTCAGCAGTCCTCCAGCCGTTCGCGGAGTCGGTCATGGCCGCCAGCGACCTCGACTTCGTGACGATCATGTCTCCGGACGGCGTGCGATTCACCCACCGGGATCCGGCACGGATCGGCGAGCGCTACATCGGCACGATCCCCGCCTCCCCTGAGTCGCTCACCGAGGAGCGCGCGGGGACGCTGGGCCCGTCGGTGCGCACGATCGCCCCCGTGATCCAGGGCGACGAGGTCGTGGGGTGGGTGTCGGCGGGGGTGACGCTGGGCAGTATCGGAGACGGGATCGCTGCCCGACTGCCGTTCGCGCTGGCGGTCGCGCTCGTCGTGCTCGCCGCAGGCCTGGTCGGCGCGGTGCTCGCGCGCGGCCAGGCGCGGCGCGTGACGGGCGATCTGGCCGCATCCGAGATCCGCGACACGCTCTCGAGCGCCGAGTCGATGCGCACCCTCGGCGAGGCGCTGCGAGCGCAGACGCACGAGCACGGCAACCGCATCCATACCGCCGTCGCCCTGCTCGAGATGGATCGGCGCGAAGAGGCGATCGCGCTGCTCACCGACTCCGCCCAGGCCTCGCAGGAGCTGGTCGATCAGGTCACGGCGCGCACCGACGGCGACGCCACCGTGGGCGCCCTGGTGCTCGGCAAGGTGTCGCAGGCGGCCGAGCGCGGGGTGCTCCTGCGCACGCAGATCGCTCCCGACGCGCCCCGCTCGGTGCTCTCCGCCGTCGATGCCGTCACGGTCGTGGGTAACCTGCTCGACAACGCCGTGGATGCGGCGGCCTCCGGTCCCACGCCGCGCACCGTCGATTTCACGATGACGCGGTCAGGGCGAGACCTGATCCTCACGGTGACCGACTCGGGCGCCGGCGTGCCCACCGAGCTGCGCGAGAGGGTGTTCGAGATGGGATTCAGCACGAAGCCCGCGGGGGCGGAGGGTCGCGGTGTGGGCCTGGCCCTCGTTCGGGACATCGTGACGGCGGCGGGCGGCAGCATCCGCATCGACGACACCGACCCGAGCCGCTTCGAGGTGTTGCTGAGGGGGCGCGGATGA
- a CDS encoding response regulator produces the protein MIRVLVVDDDALTLELHGQYVGRLDGFEVGGLCAGAAAAVRALIGPAPRPAVDLVLLDMTMPDGSGLDVLRRIRAAGSTVDVIAVTSVRDAETVRATASLGVVQYLVKPFAFGVFRERLEQYAQARELRTPRGRATQAEIDALLGAGRTAPIPVTPKGISPDTLDAVGRALRGGEALSAVETARLLGLSRVSARRYLEHLVEIGAAERRARHGRPGRPESEYRWAM, from the coding sequence ATGATCCGGGTGCTTGTCGTCGACGACGACGCGTTGACCCTCGAGCTGCACGGACAGTACGTCGGGCGCCTGGACGGCTTCGAGGTCGGCGGACTGTGTGCCGGCGCGGCAGCCGCCGTGCGCGCGCTCATCGGGCCTGCGCCGAGGCCCGCCGTCGACCTCGTGCTGCTGGATATGACCATGCCGGACGGGAGCGGGCTGGATGTGCTGCGCCGCATCCGCGCCGCGGGCAGCACGGTGGACGTGATCGCGGTGACCAGCGTGCGCGACGCCGAGACCGTGCGTGCCACTGCCAGTCTCGGGGTCGTGCAGTACCTCGTGAAGCCGTTCGCCTTCGGAGTGTTCCGGGAGCGGCTCGAGCAGTACGCGCAGGCACGCGAGCTGCGCACTCCGCGTGGGCGGGCGACACAGGCCGAGATCGATGCGCTGCTCGGGGCCGGTCGCACGGCCCCGATCCCGGTGACGCCGAAAGGCATCTCGCCGGACACGCTGGATGCGGTGGGCCGGGCACTTCGCGGGGGCGAAGCGCTCTCGGCCGTCGAGACGGCGCGTCTGCTGGGCCTGTCACGGGTCTCGGCCCGCCGCTATCTGGAGCACCTGGTGGAGATCGGTGCGGCCGAGCGACGTGCGCGCCACGGCCGCCCGGGCCGACCCGAGAGCGAGTACCGCTGGGCGATGTGA
- a CDS encoding GDSL-type esterase/lipase family protein, which produces MRVALIAESYLPHMNGVTGSVLQVLRHLAADGHETLVIAPRAAESVDAVAASRTELLASLPLPSYPQVRVVFARVARIAAILREFRPDVVHLASPFVLGWQGVNAAESLRTASVAIYQTDVVAYAQRYRMPQAAALAAGHVARLHRRATLTLAPSTSSVAQLERMGVDRLRMWARGVDGERFRPDRRSEQFRRRIAPGERIIGYVGRLAPEKQVEDLAALAGVDGARLVIVGDGPSRAQLEQQLPGAVFLGHLAGTELAEAMASFDVFVHPGESETFGQTIQEAHASGVPVVATGTGGPVDLVRSSIDGWLYRPGDLADLRARVGDLLGDDAKRQAFSVAARDAVAERTWASLYGQLLGHYDEARELRRIDDRLLARGDTRPAMPAPLPTPRRWARFVALGDSLTEGLCDTSRAPHGQYRGWADRLAPLLAQQHRGRDPFRYANLAVRSRRVRDLTTTQIPRALELRPDLVSILMGANDLVGHGAAPRALAAELEEGVVALRAAGCDVLLVTPFLPHRRAAGLFARRFAQYASELRRIARVHGCMLLDLDALPEIGALEMWADDKVHLRSRGHRFLAYRAAEVLGIPDAEALGDLDAALHDDEPPAGGWLRRDALPWLWRRMRGRTAGDGLDAKHADYVEMPGAGRSRRASSSA; this is translated from the coding sequence GTGAGAGTCGCGCTGATCGCCGAGTCCTACCTTCCGCACATGAACGGTGTGACCGGTTCCGTCCTGCAGGTGCTCCGGCACCTCGCCGCCGACGGTCACGAGACGCTCGTGATCGCCCCGCGCGCGGCCGAGTCCGTCGACGCGGTCGCAGCCTCCCGCACCGAGCTGCTCGCCTCGCTCCCGCTGCCGTCGTATCCGCAGGTGCGGGTCGTCTTCGCGCGCGTCGCACGGATCGCGGCGATCCTCCGCGAGTTCCGCCCCGACGTCGTCCACCTCGCTTCGCCTTTCGTGCTGGGCTGGCAGGGCGTGAACGCGGCGGAGTCGCTGCGCACGGCATCCGTCGCGATCTACCAGACCGACGTCGTCGCCTACGCGCAGCGCTACCGGATGCCGCAGGCCGCGGCCCTCGCCGCCGGCCATGTCGCGCGGCTCCACCGTCGGGCGACCCTCACCCTGGCGCCCTCGACCTCCTCGGTGGCGCAGCTGGAGCGGATGGGGGTGGACCGCCTGCGGATGTGGGCGCGCGGCGTGGACGGCGAGAGATTCCGGCCGGACCGTCGCAGCGAGCAGTTCCGCCGCCGGATCGCACCCGGCGAGCGCATCATCGGCTACGTCGGGCGCCTCGCCCCCGAGAAGCAGGTGGAGGATCTCGCCGCGCTGGCGGGTGTCGACGGCGCGCGGCTGGTGATCGTGGGAGACGGTCCCTCCCGCGCACAGCTGGAGCAGCAGCTTCCCGGTGCGGTGTTCCTCGGTCATCTCGCGGGCACCGAGCTCGCCGAGGCGATGGCGTCGTTCGACGTGTTCGTGCACCCCGGCGAGAGCGAGACCTTCGGCCAGACGATCCAGGAGGCGCACGCGAGCGGCGTCCCGGTCGTCGCCACGGGGACGGGCGGTCCCGTCGACCTCGTCCGCTCGAGCATCGACGGATGGCTCTACCGCCCCGGTGACCTCGCGGATCTGCGCGCTCGCGTCGGTGACCTGCTGGGTGACGACGCGAAGAGGCAGGCTTTCTCGGTCGCCGCCCGCGACGCCGTCGCCGAGCGCACCTGGGCGTCGCTGTACGGTCAGCTCCTCGGGCACTACGACGAAGCGCGGGAGCTGCGCCGGATCGATGACCGTCTTCTGGCCCGCGGCGACACACGTCCCGCTATGCCCGCGCCGCTTCCCACGCCGCGTCGGTGGGCGAGGTTCGTCGCCCTCGGCGATTCGCTCACCGAGGGCCTGTGCGACACCTCGCGCGCACCGCACGGCCAGTACCGCGGCTGGGCCGACCGTCTCGCGCCGCTGCTGGCGCAGCAGCACCGCGGCCGCGACCCCTTCCGCTACGCCAATCTCGCGGTCCGCTCGCGTCGCGTGCGCGATCTCACGACGACGCAGATCCCGCGGGCGCTCGAACTGCGCCCCGATCTCGTGTCGATCCTCATGGGCGCGAACGACCTCGTCGGCCATGGCGCGGCGCCGCGGGCGCTCGCCGCGGAACTGGAGGAGGGTGTCGTCGCGCTGCGGGCGGCGGGTTGCGATGTTCTCCTGGTGACGCCGTTCCTGCCGCATCGTCGGGCCGCGGGACTCTTCGCCCGCCGATTCGCCCAGTACGCCTCTGAGCTTCGCCGCATCGCGCGTGTCCACGGCTGCATGCTCCTCGACCTGGACGCACTGCCCGAGATCGGCGCGCTGGAGATGTGGGCCGACGACAAGGTGCACCTGCGCTCGCGCGGCCACCGCTTCCTCGCCTATCGCGCCGCCGAGGTGCTGGGAATCCCGGATGCGGAGGCCCTGGGTGATCTGGACGCGGCTCTCCACGACGACGAGCCCCCGGCGGGCGGCTGGTTGCGCCGCGACGCGCTGCCCTGGCTGTGGCGTCGGATGCGGGGGCGCACCGCCGGTGACGGGCTGGATGCCAAGCACGCCGACTACGTCGAGATGCCCGGCGCCGGACGCTCGCGCCGCGCCTCCTCCTCTGCCTGA
- a CDS encoding VTT domain-containing protein: protein MAEPFLTDLASSPWALPLMALLVFADALLVVIPGEVAVTAMGALAVSTGQPPIVAVVAVAAAAAFAGDAAGYLLGRTVGIERWRWMRHPRVASAFAWARGRLHRSAATVVFTARFIPFARVAVTLTAGATGVPAVRFLGACALAALGWAAYQSLIGAAVGAVVPGGPVVAVIVSVALALGLGFAVDAIAARRVRAPR from the coding sequence GTGGCGGAGCCTTTCCTGACCGATCTCGCATCGAGTCCGTGGGCGCTGCCGCTCATGGCTCTGCTGGTGTTCGCCGATGCGCTGCTGGTGGTGATCCCGGGCGAGGTCGCGGTGACCGCCATGGGCGCGCTGGCGGTGTCGACCGGGCAGCCGCCGATCGTCGCGGTCGTGGCCGTCGCCGCTGCCGCGGCATTCGCGGGTGATGCCGCGGGATACCTGCTGGGACGCACGGTCGGGATCGAACGCTGGCGCTGGATGCGGCATCCCCGCGTCGCATCGGCGTTCGCGTGGGCGCGCGGGCGCCTACACCGCAGCGCCGCGACGGTCGTGTTCACCGCGCGCTTCATCCCCTTCGCGCGCGTCGCCGTCACCCTCACGGCAGGGGCTACCGGGGTGCCTGCGGTGAGGTTCCTCGGCGCGTGCGCTCTCGCGGCGCTCGGCTGGGCGGCCTACCAGAGCCTGATCGGCGCGGCCGTCGGCGCCGTCGTGCCCGGCGGCCCCGTCGTCGCGGTGATCGTCTCCGTCGCCCTCGCGCTGGGCCTGGGCTTCGCCGTGGATGCGATCGCGGCGAGACGTGTGAGGGCGCCGCGATGA